A stretch of Dietzia lutea DNA encodes these proteins:
- a CDS encoding DUF2804 domain-containing protein: MTAEREITRPVDLAHGRRLNPDAVGWSRRPLHRTHIAGWGRTKRWEYWGIVTDRFVVGLTVAGLDYLANCAVYVLDRHTGREVSRSGIRPLHRPRFGDEPGDGSLRATAGVGGGRVSIEVDDDEDATFIRVQAGDLQVRARVGRPVHDSLAVLVPWSERRFQYTLKDLANPVTGSVTVDGTTHDLGAGWAVLDRGRGRWRYATTWNWGAGSGVVDGSTRAVQVGGKWTDGTGSTENGILVDGRMHKIGDDLQWTYDLSDPAGPWRVRGERLDATLTPFHMRRDITELGVLAVKTHQAFGTWRGTGVLDDGTEVSLDGLVGWAEQARNRW; the protein is encoded by the coding sequence ATGACCGCCGAACGCGAGATCACCCGACCCGTCGACCTGGCCCACGGCCGCAGGCTCAACCCGGACGCCGTGGGCTGGTCCCGGCGCCCCCTGCATCGCACTCACATCGCCGGCTGGGGGCGGACCAAGCGCTGGGAGTACTGGGGGATCGTCACCGACCGGTTCGTGGTCGGTCTGACGGTCGCCGGGCTTGACTATCTGGCCAACTGCGCGGTCTACGTGCTGGATCGGCACACGGGGCGGGAGGTGAGCCGCAGCGGTATCAGGCCGCTCCACAGGCCGCGCTTCGGCGACGAGCCGGGGGACGGCTCCCTGCGCGCAACGGCCGGCGTGGGTGGGGGTCGGGTGTCCATCGAGGTCGACGACGACGAGGACGCCACCTTTATCCGTGTGCAGGCAGGGGATCTGCAGGTCAGAGCGCGGGTCGGCCGCCCGGTGCACGACAGCCTCGCGGTGCTGGTCCCGTGGAGTGAGCGGCGGTTCCAGTACACCCTCAAGGATCTGGCCAATCCCGTCACCGGGTCGGTGACCGTCGACGGCACGACGCATGACCTCGGCGCCGGATGGGCGGTCCTCGACCGCGGGCGGGGCCGTTGGCGGTACGCGACCACCTGGAACTGGGGCGCGGGTAGCGGCGTGGTGGACGGCTCGACGCGGGCTGTCCAGGTGGGCGGCAAGTGGACCGACGGCACCGGATCTACCGAGAACGGGATCCTCGTCGACGGCCGGATGCACAAGATCGGCGACGACCTGCAGTGGACTTATGACCTGTCGGACCCGGCCGGGCCGTGGCGGGTGCGGGGTGAGCGGTTGGATGCCACGCTCACGCCGTTCCATATGCGCCGCGACATCACCGAACTCGGGGTGCTGGCGGTGAAGACCCATCAGGCGTTCGGCACGTGGCGCGGAACCGGAGTCCTGGACGACGGCACGGAGGTCTCGCTCGACGGGCTGGTGGGCTGGGCGGAGCAGGCCCGTAACCGCTGGTAG
- a CDS encoding TIGR03557 family F420-dependent LLM class oxidoreductase: MTRFGYTLMTEQSGPKELVRYAAKAEQAGFDFEVASDHYFPWLSSQGHAPYVWSVLGAVAHVTERVDLCTYVTCPILRYHPAVVAQKAATVQIMSDGRFMLGIGAGENLNEHVVGQRWPSVDERHEMTVEALEIIRELFDGGLVTYSGEHFRVDSARLWDLPEKRVPIGVAAGGEKALAHLGPLGDHLIATEPESSYIEKWNALEGQTRIGDGARAIAQIPISWDPESEKAAVERAHDQFRWFAGGWAMNSDLPTTAGFAAATQFVRPEDVGEQLACGPDLDAIVEKVRPYWEAGYTDIALIQIGDEKLDQFLEEAAEPLLARLREAAG, encoded by the coding sequence ATGACGCGCTTCGGATACACACTCATGACCGAACAGTCCGGCCCCAAGGAACTCGTGCGCTACGCCGCCAAGGCCGAGCAGGCGGGATTCGACTTCGAGGTGGCCTCCGACCACTACTTCCCATGGCTGAGCTCGCAGGGACACGCGCCGTACGTGTGGAGCGTGCTCGGCGCCGTCGCCCACGTCACCGAACGGGTCGACCTGTGCACCTACGTCACCTGCCCGATCCTGCGATACCACCCGGCCGTGGTCGCGCAGAAGGCCGCGACCGTACAGATCATGTCCGACGGCCGGTTCATGCTGGGCATCGGCGCCGGCGAGAACCTCAACGAGCACGTCGTGGGTCAGCGCTGGCCGTCCGTCGACGAGCGGCACGAGATGACGGTCGAGGCGCTGGAGATCATCCGCGAACTGTTCGACGGCGGTCTCGTCACCTACTCCGGGGAGCACTTCCGCGTGGACTCCGCCCGCCTGTGGGACCTGCCGGAGAAGCGGGTGCCGATCGGCGTGGCCGCCGGTGGTGAGAAGGCGCTAGCGCACCTCGGCCCGCTCGGTGACCACCTCATCGCGACCGAGCCCGAGAGCAGCTACATCGAGAAGTGGAACGCCCTGGAGGGGCAGACTCGGATCGGTGACGGTGCCCGCGCGATCGCGCAGATCCCCATCAGCTGGGACCCCGAGTCGGAGAAGGCCGCCGTCGAGCGCGCCCACGACCAGTTCCGCTGGTTCGCCGGCGGCTGGGCCATGAACTCCGACCTGCCCACCACCGCCGGGTTCGCCGCCGCGACCCAGTTCGTGCGGCCCGAGGACGTGGGGGAGCAGCTCGCCTGCGGGCCCGACCTCGACGCGATCGTGGAGAAGGTCCGGCCCTACTGGGAGGCCGGGTACACGGACATCGCGCTGATCCAGATCGGCGACGAAAAACTCGACCAGTTCCTCGAGGAGGCGGCGGAGCCGCTGCTCGCCCGGCTGCGGGAGGCGGCGGGCTGA
- the orn gene encoding oligoribonuclease encodes MPESTPAETAAPTSSPTPHQESKNDRIVWIDCEMTGLDTSSDKLVEIAALVTDSDLNVLGEGVDIVIHASDAALDAMVPVVRDMHASSGLTEEIRRSTVTVAEAEKAVLDYVRAWVPVAGSAPLAGNSIGTDRGFLARDMPELNSYLHYRMIDVSSIKELCRRWYPRIYFGQPEKGMSHRALADIKESIRELQYYRATAFVQQPGPTSDEVKKAAAELPAVE; translated from the coding sequence ATGCCCGAGTCGACCCCCGCCGAGACCGCCGCCCCGACGTCGTCACCGACGCCCCACCAGGAATCCAAGAACGATCGCATCGTCTGGATCGACTGCGAGATGACCGGCCTCGACACCTCCTCCGACAAGCTGGTGGAGATCGCCGCCCTGGTCACCGACTCCGATCTCAACGTGCTGGGAGAGGGCGTCGACATCGTCATCCACGCCTCCGACGCCGCCCTTGACGCCATGGTCCCCGTCGTGCGGGACATGCACGCCTCCTCCGGCCTGACCGAGGAGATCCGCAGGTCGACGGTGACTGTGGCCGAAGCCGAAAAGGCCGTTCTGGACTACGTACGGGCGTGGGTGCCGGTGGCCGGGTCCGCTCCCCTGGCGGGCAACTCGATCGGCACCGACCGCGGCTTCCTCGCCCGCGACATGCCCGAGCTCAACTCCTATCTGCACTACCGGATGATCGACGTCAGCTCCATCAAGGAACTGTGCCGTCGGTGGTACCCCCGCATCTACTTCGGACAGCCCGAGAAGGGCATGTCCCACCGCGCCCTGGCGGACATCAAGGAGTCGATCCGCGAGCTGCAGTACTACCGGGCCACCGCGTTCGTCCAGCAGCCCGGGCCGACCAGCGACGAGGTCAAGAAGGCCGCCGCCGAGCTGCCCGCGGTCGAGTAG
- a CDS encoding holo-ACP synthase, with the protein MTTGVRGVGVDIVDLGAFAASLAEPGTRLTRAFSPTERRQCRERAEARGADRADGFSSSSPSSPTSASPAASSPPGAVTPRRDEDPLARHLAARWAAKEAVVKAWSAALYGAPPPIAPDLLRWAEIETVCDAWGRPTVRLGGEVARQVAATLGEDVRWNVSLSHDGGSAIAFVVLEGPLGG; encoded by the coding sequence GTGACGACCGGGGTGAGAGGCGTCGGGGTCGACATCGTCGACCTCGGCGCCTTCGCCGCGTCTCTGGCCGAACCGGGGACGCGGCTCACGCGGGCGTTCTCGCCCACCGAGCGGAGGCAGTGTCGCGAACGCGCCGAGGCCCGCGGGGCCGACCGGGCGGACGGGTTCTCGTCGTCGTCGCCGTCGTCACCTACGTCAGCGTCGCCCGCGGCGTCGTCCCCGCCCGGGGCGGTGACACCTCGCCGCGACGAGGACCCGCTGGCCCGCCACCTCGCCGCCCGCTGGGCCGCGAAGGAGGCCGTCGTCAAGGCGTGGTCCGCGGCGCTGTACGGCGCGCCCCCGCCCATCGCGCCGGACCTACTGCGCTGGGCAGAGATCGAGACGGTGTGCGACGCCTGGGGCCGGCCGACGGTGCGGCTCGGGGGCGAGGTGGCTCGCCAGGTGGCCGCGACCCTCGGCGAGGACGTGCGCTGGAACGTCTCCCTCAGCCACGACGGCGGCTCCGCGATCGCGTTCGTCGTGCTCGAGGGGCCGCTGGGCGGGTAG
- a CDS encoding cation:proton antiporter, which yields MVRMTDRRKERLLPTLDLLLAAVGALGVVIVALSARMTRWPVSEPLIALAGGVVLGPAVLGVLDVPDILAEPSTLHSGAEILLAVSVMGVALRYPFSAIREHWRRLALLLVVVLPAMALVSTGLAMWALGIPFALALLFGTAICPTDPVLASAAVTGDAAEEDLPEHDRQLLSLESGANDGLALPLVLVALAVATPLTAGQAATEALWQIGAALVVGAVGGVAAAKALHVSERHHDTEKGAMLMYTLLLAILVLGVSGLIEANGVFASFVAGLAFNLASSGGERKTEVEIDEAVNQFAVLPFFLALGAMIPWEQWGQLSWGAVWLTAGVLLLRRPPLLFAVMKPLGLKVRGAAYLGWFGPVGVAAVFYLTEEASRAGADPVLLGAGTLVVVASTVAHGITAAPGRALFRAAAEREQKTTSSSFPSSS from the coding sequence ATGGTTCGGATGACCGACCGACGCAAGGAGAGACTATTGCCCACACTCGATCTGTTGCTCGCGGCCGTGGGCGCTCTCGGGGTGGTGATCGTCGCCCTCTCCGCGCGGATGACCCGGTGGCCGGTGTCCGAGCCGCTGATCGCACTCGCCGGCGGTGTCGTCCTGGGACCCGCTGTCCTCGGTGTATTGGACGTTCCCGACATCCTCGCCGAGCCGTCGACCCTCCACAGCGGAGCGGAGATCCTCCTCGCCGTCTCCGTGATGGGCGTGGCCCTGCGCTACCCGTTCTCCGCCATCCGCGAGCACTGGCGGCGCCTGGCGCTCCTGCTGGTGGTGGTCCTTCCCGCGATGGCGCTGGTGTCGACGGGCCTGGCCATGTGGGCACTGGGCATCCCGTTCGCCCTCGCTCTGCTGTTCGGCACCGCCATCTGCCCCACCGACCCCGTCCTCGCGTCGGCGGCGGTGACCGGCGACGCCGCCGAGGAGGATCTGCCCGAGCACGACCGCCAACTGCTGTCACTGGAATCCGGGGCGAACGACGGCCTCGCGCTGCCGCTCGTCCTGGTCGCGCTCGCCGTGGCCACTCCACTCACCGCCGGGCAGGCCGCGACGGAAGCCCTCTGGCAGATCGGAGCCGCCCTCGTGGTGGGCGCCGTCGGAGGAGTCGCCGCCGCCAAGGCTCTCCACGTCTCGGAACGGCACCACGACACCGAGAAAGGGGCCATGCTCATGTACACCCTGCTGCTGGCGATCCTCGTCCTCGGCGTGTCGGGGCTGATCGAGGCCAACGGGGTGTTCGCGTCCTTCGTCGCCGGACTGGCGTTCAATCTCGCAAGCTCCGGTGGCGAACGCAAGACGGAGGTGGAGATCGACGAGGCCGTCAACCAGTTCGCCGTCCTGCCGTTCTTCCTCGCACTGGGCGCGATGATCCCGTGGGAGCAGTGGGGACAGCTCAGCTGGGGCGCCGTGTGGCTCACGGCCGGCGTCCTGCTGCTGCGTCGCCCACCACTGCTGTTCGCTGTGATGAAGCCGCTCGGGCTGAAGGTGCGTGGCGCCGCCTACCTCGGCTGGTTCGGCCCCGTCGGCGTCGCCGCGGTGTTCTACCTGACCGAGGAAGCCTCGCGGGCCGGTGCGGATCCGGTCCTCCTCGGCGCGGGCACCCTGGTCGTGGTGGCGAGCACCGTGGCGCACGGCATCACCGCCGCACCCGGCCGCGCGCTGTTCCGGGCCGCCGCCGAGCGCGAGCAGAAGACGACCTCGTCGTCGTTCCCGTCGTCGTCCTAG
- a CDS encoding peroxiredoxin, which produces MTTPRLEVGQPAPAFTLPDADGTPTSLQDLLAEHGKVLVYVYPAAMTPGCTTETVDFENALQQLRDAGMGVVGVSPDAPEKLARFRDKHDITFPLLSDPDKTMLTEWGAFGEKKNYGRTVMGVIRSTFVVESDGTISMARYNVRAKGHVAMIAKLLGVELPEPQPAEG; this is translated from the coding sequence GTGACCACACCACGGCTCGAGGTGGGCCAGCCGGCCCCCGCGTTCACCCTCCCCGACGCCGACGGCACGCCCACGTCGCTGCAGGATCTCCTCGCGGAGCACGGGAAGGTGCTCGTCTACGTCTACCCCGCGGCCATGACGCCGGGGTGCACGACCGAGACCGTGGACTTCGAGAACGCCCTCCAGCAGCTGCGGGACGCGGGCATGGGCGTCGTCGGCGTCTCCCCCGACGCGCCCGAGAAGCTGGCCCGGTTCCGGGACAAGCACGACATCACGTTCCCGCTCCTGTCCGATCCCGACAAGACGATGCTCACCGAGTGGGGCGCTTTCGGCGAGAAGAAGAACTACGGCAGGACCGTCATGGGCGTGATCCGTTCGACCTTCGTCGTGGAGTCCGACGGCACCATCTCGATGGCTCGGTACAACGTCCGCGCGAAGGGGCACGTGGCGATGATCGCCAAGCTGCTCGGCGTCGAGCTCCCCGAGCCGCAGCCGGCGGAGGGCTGA
- a CDS encoding HAD family hydrolase translates to MSSERALLLDVDGTLIDSTYVHVATWYRALAEVGAPAPYVEVHKRIGKDGSTLVSELLELAGVDDDERDDMASRAKDLHTEYYAEAPLRLLPGGRELVRGAKERGWITVLATSAAPSEFAQARELLDVDDHLDAVTSGEDVDQAKPDPTIVAIALERSGVDAENAIMVGDATWDAIAAAKLGIRSVAVRTGGIGDAELTEAGFSRVVDDAAAVLELLEADEL, encoded by the coding sequence ATGAGTTCCGAGCGCGCACTTCTTCTCGACGTCGACGGCACGCTGATCGACTCGACCTATGTCCACGTCGCGACCTGGTACCGGGCGCTGGCAGAGGTCGGGGCGCCGGCGCCTTATGTAGAGGTCCATAAGCGGATCGGCAAGGACGGATCCACGCTGGTGTCCGAACTCCTGGAACTCGCCGGTGTCGACGACGACGAGCGCGATGACATGGCGAGCCGGGCCAAGGACCTGCACACCGAGTACTACGCCGAGGCGCCCCTGAGACTGCTTCCCGGTGGCCGTGAACTCGTCCGCGGAGCCAAGGAGCGCGGCTGGATCACCGTGCTCGCGACCTCGGCGGCGCCGTCGGAGTTCGCCCAGGCTCGCGAGCTGCTCGACGTGGACGATCACCTGGATGCGGTGACTTCCGGCGAGGACGTCGACCAGGCCAAGCCGGACCCGACCATCGTCGCGATCGCTCTCGAGCGCTCCGGCGTCGACGCCGAGAACGCGATCATGGTGGGTGACGCGACCTGGGACGCGATCGCCGCCGCCAAGCTGGGCATCCGCTCGGTGGCGGTCCGCACGGGAGGGATCGGTGACGCCGAGCTCACCGAGGCGGGCTTTTCCAGGGTCGTCGATGACGCCGCGGCCGTGCTCGAGCTGCTCGAGGCCGACGAGCTCTGA
- a CDS encoding TetR/AcrR family transcriptional regulator, giving the protein MPTESSERAHEPSRDTTDEAVQDEPNILVPRRRPIQERSRRKFQALLSSAREVLVEVGFDSFTCEEVASRAGVPIGTLYQFFANKYVLVCELDRQDAHGVIEEVERFAQKIPALDWPELLNDFLDHLADLWLRDPSRRAVWLATQATPATRATAAVNEREIARMIASVLAPLMPATERERRAFMAEVLVHVAYSMLNFSVSAGPVPGGEAGDTGGSAGGEDMHDATVTELKRMLTAYLWLAEKEAQAD; this is encoded by the coding sequence ATGCCGACCGAATCGTCCGAGCGCGCCCACGAGCCGTCACGGGATACCACCGACGAGGCCGTCCAGGACGAACCGAACATCCTCGTCCCGCGCCGCCGGCCGATCCAGGAACGCAGCCGCCGGAAGTTCCAGGCGCTCCTGTCGTCGGCCCGGGAAGTGTTGGTCGAGGTGGGCTTCGACTCGTTCACCTGCGAGGAGGTGGCGTCGCGCGCGGGCGTGCCCATCGGGACGCTGTACCAGTTCTTCGCCAACAAGTACGTCCTGGTGTGCGAGCTCGACCGCCAGGACGCGCACGGCGTGATCGAGGAGGTCGAGCGCTTCGCGCAGAAGATCCCCGCGCTGGACTGGCCGGAGCTGCTCAACGACTTCCTCGACCACCTGGCCGACCTGTGGCTCCGGGATCCGTCGCGGCGCGCGGTCTGGTTGGCCACCCAGGCCACCCCCGCCACGCGGGCCACGGCCGCGGTGAACGAGCGGGAGATCGCCCGGATGATCGCCAGCGTCCTCGCGCCGCTCATGCCCGCCACCGAGCGGGAGCGTCGCGCGTTCATGGCCGAGGTGTTGGTGCACGTGGCCTACTCGATGCTGAACTTCTCGGTCAGCGCCGGCCCGGTGCCCGGCGGCGAGGCGGGCGACACCGGCGGCTCGGCCGGCGGCGAGGACATGCACGACGCGACCGTCACCGAGCTCAAGCGGATGCTCACCGCCTACCTGTGGCTGGCGGAGAAGGAGGCCCAGGCCGACTGA
- a CDS encoding MFS transporter, with the protein MNQSNHPEPSSPASPVPVTPSAAATRTPRGRVLAWGMWDWGSAAFNAVIVTFVFSVYLTDSVGADLDGPLSAATWLSISVAVAGLVIALTAPVMGQRADRGGRRRRSLAIWTYATVLLTALMFLVDADAPYPWFFIGLALLAIGSITFEFAEVSYFAMLRQVSTPATVGRVSGFGWAMGYFGGIFLLLGAFLGFIAGDGPDRGLLGITTDGGMNVRLVCLLAAVWFAIFALPVLRAVPEHRPAAARGAVGEVDDDDPGFLASYRILWADLKRLWQRDPRTVKFLIASAIFRDGLAGVFTFGAILAVTVYGLAPGDVLIFGVAANVVAALGAAAAGLVDDKVGPKVVIIGSLVAMIATMTVLLFVDGPAKFWVFGLLMCLFVGPAQSASRSFLARLAPAGSDGQMFGLYATTGRAVSFLAPALFGLFTWAFATDRAGIAGIGLVLLVGLLLLLPVRTPTRAEAASSWADARD; encoded by the coding sequence GTGAACCAGTCGAACCACCCCGAACCGTCCTCACCAGCGTCCCCGGTCCCGGTGACGCCCTCGGCGGCGGCAACGCGCACCCCGCGCGGCCGGGTCCTGGCCTGGGGGATGTGGGACTGGGGGTCGGCGGCGTTCAACGCGGTGATCGTGACCTTCGTCTTCTCCGTCTATCTCACCGATTCGGTGGGCGCGGACCTCGACGGACCGCTGTCGGCCGCGACGTGGCTGTCGATCTCCGTCGCGGTCGCCGGGCTCGTCATCGCGCTCACGGCGCCGGTGATGGGGCAACGCGCCGACCGTGGCGGACGTCGCCGACGGTCGCTCGCGATCTGGACGTACGCGACGGTGTTGCTCACCGCGCTGATGTTCCTCGTCGACGCGGACGCTCCCTATCCGTGGTTCTTCATCGGGCTGGCCCTGCTGGCGATCGGATCGATCACCTTCGAGTTCGCTGAAGTGTCCTACTTCGCGATGCTGCGCCAGGTCTCGACCCCCGCCACGGTCGGCCGGGTGTCCGGCTTCGGGTGGGCGATGGGCTACTTCGGCGGGATCTTCCTGCTGCTCGGGGCGTTCCTCGGCTTCATCGCCGGCGACGGCCCCGACCGCGGGCTGCTCGGCATCACCACCGACGGCGGCATGAACGTCCGGTTGGTGTGCTTGCTGGCCGCCGTGTGGTTCGCGATCTTCGCACTGCCGGTGCTGCGGGCGGTGCCGGAGCACCGCCCGGCCGCCGCCCGCGGGGCCGTCGGTGAGGTCGACGACGACGATCCCGGCTTCCTCGCGTCGTACCGCATCCTCTGGGCTGATCTGAAGCGCCTGTGGCAGCGTGATCCGCGCACCGTGAAGTTCCTCATCGCGAGCGCGATCTTCCGGGACGGCCTGGCCGGAGTGTTCACCTTCGGGGCAATCCTGGCCGTGACGGTCTACGGACTCGCGCCCGGGGACGTCCTCATCTTCGGCGTGGCCGCCAACGTGGTGGCGGCGCTGGGAGCGGCGGCCGCAGGCCTGGTCGATGACAAGGTCGGCCCCAAGGTGGTGATCATCGGCTCGCTGGTGGCGATGATCGCGACCATGACCGTCTTGCTCTTCGTCGACGGTCCCGCGAAGTTCTGGGTCTTCGGGCTGCTCATGTGTCTGTTCGTGGGGCCGGCGCAGTCGGCGTCCCGGTCGTTCCTGGCCAGGCTGGCGCCGGCGGGCAGCGACGGTCAGATGTTCGGCCTCTACGCCACCACCGGGCGCGCGGTCTCGTTCCTCGCCCCCGCCTTGTTCGGACTGTTCACGTGGGCGTTCGCGACCGACCGCGCGGGAATCGCGGGCATCGGCCTGGTGCTGCTGGTGGGCCTGCTCCTGCTGCTGCCGGTGCGCACGCCGACCCGCGCCGAGGCGGCCAGCAGCTGGGCGGACGCTCGCGACTGA
- the cmrA gene encoding mycolate reductase (Catalyzes the final step in mycolic acid biosynthesis.), translated as MSLPAPTTSNRAVVTGASSGIGMALATELARRGHSLIVVARSKGLLHNLKTRLEGEYGVSVDVRPCDLGSPAERQPLLDELATREISVLCNNAGIATFGPVASLDPAYEKQQMQVNAVACHDLVLAVLPGMVARRSGAILNVGSAAGNMPVPNNATYSATKAFLNTFSESLRGELIGSGVNVTLLAPGPVRTEEIAEEDKTFVDRLVPDRLWVDTEYTARVSLDALARNKMRVVPGPLSQVMSVAGNYIPRGIVAPVVGRFYAKLGEGQQGGA; from the coding sequence ATGTCCCTGCCCGCACCCACCACGTCGAACCGAGCAGTCGTCACCGGCGCCTCCTCCGGGATCGGCATGGCGCTGGCCACCGAGCTGGCCCGGCGTGGACATTCGCTGATCGTGGTGGCCCGCAGCAAGGGCCTCCTGCACAACCTCAAGACGCGGCTCGAAGGCGAGTACGGCGTGAGCGTCGACGTCCGCCCCTGCGACCTCGGCAGCCCCGCCGAGCGCCAGCCACTGCTCGACGAGCTGGCCACGCGGGAAATCTCGGTCCTCTGCAACAACGCCGGCATCGCCACCTTCGGACCCGTGGCGTCGCTGGACCCCGCATACGAGAAACAGCAGATGCAGGTCAACGCGGTGGCCTGCCACGACCTCGTGCTGGCGGTCCTGCCCGGCATGGTCGCGCGGCGTTCGGGAGCGATCCTCAACGTGGGCTCGGCCGCCGGGAACATGCCCGTGCCCAACAACGCCACCTACTCCGCCACCAAGGCGTTCCTCAACACGTTCTCCGAGTCGCTGCGCGGCGAACTCATCGGCTCCGGCGTCAACGTCACCCTACTGGCCCCCGGGCCCGTGCGCACGGAGGAGATCGCCGAGGAGGACAAGACCTTCGTCGACCGCCTGGTCCCCGACCGCCTGTGGGTGGACACGGAGTATACCGCCCGCGTCTCGCTCGACGCCCTGGCCCGCAACAAGATGCGTGTCGTGCCCGGCCCACTGAGCCAGGTGATGTCCGTCGCCGGCAACTACATCCCGCGCGGGATCGTGGCGCCCGTCGTGGGCAGGTTCTACGCCAAGCTCGGCGAGGGCCAGCAGGGCGGCGCCTGA
- a CDS encoding DUF3618 domain-containing protein — protein sequence MSRSYDSIEGDIAKARDDLATTLDEIIDRVNPKNLATEGKERATAALRDPRVLAVLGGIAALVVGGITVSMANKRKERQRIEAYLAARRAL from the coding sequence GTGTCCAGGAGTTACGACAGCATCGAGGGCGATATCGCCAAGGCGCGTGACGATCTCGCGACGACCTTGGACGAGATCATCGACCGGGTCAATCCCAAGAACCTCGCGACCGAGGGCAAGGAGCGCGCCACCGCGGCCCTCCGGGATCCGCGCGTTCTGGCGGTGCTCGGCGGGATCGCCGCCCTGGTCGTCGGCGGGATCACGGTGTCCATGGCCAACAAGCGCAAGGAACGGCAGCGCATCGAGGCGTACCTGGCGGCCCGCCGGGCCCTCTGA
- a CDS encoding L,D-transpeptidase translates to MNLRTTDRTARRATGARSKARLGLAALFTGALVLTGCTIGDGTAEDTPVAEAPADPAAVIDLSVADGATDANPAEPIVLTAEPIVLTAEDGKLDSVVVRNPEGVQVRGEFNPEFTEWRATEELGYGRQYTVESTATDEAGLVTRKNATFTTLTPNIMTAAYLTTGEGSVVGIGQPVAVMFDEPIADRRAAQENIHITTEPAVEGAFYWVSDQEVRWRPAEYWAPGTKIDVHVDIYGEDLGGGMYGQQDAHSNFEIGDAVISRVDDSTKMITVERNGEVIKTMPTSMGKDATPTPNGTYVIGEKHASMIMDSSTYGVAVDSAEGYRTPVQYATRMSYSGIFVHAAPWSVWAQGSQNTSHGCLNVTTADAKWFYDNAKRGDIFEVTGTVGDTLPGWDGLGDWNVPWETWKAGNADRGA, encoded by the coding sequence GTGAACCTGCGCACAACGGATCGGACGGCGCGGAGAGCGACCGGGGCCCGGTCGAAGGCCCGTCTCGGTCTGGCCGCCTTGTTCACCGGCGCACTGGTCCTCACCGGCTGCACCATCGGCGATGGCACGGCGGAGGACACCCCGGTGGCCGAGGCGCCGGCGGACCCCGCCGCGGTGATCGACCTGTCGGTCGCGGACGGCGCCACCGACGCGAACCCCGCCGAGCCGATCGTGCTCACCGCCGAGCCGATCGTGCTCACCGCCGAGGACGGCAAGCTCGACTCCGTCGTGGTGCGCAACCCGGAGGGCGTGCAGGTGCGGGGCGAGTTCAACCCGGAGTTCACCGAGTGGCGCGCGACCGAGGAGCTCGGTTACGGCCGGCAGTATACGGTCGAGTCCACGGCCACTGACGAGGCCGGGCTCGTGACGCGCAAGAACGCCACGTTCACCACGCTGACGCCCAACATCATGACGGCCGCCTACCTGACCACGGGTGAGGGCTCCGTGGTGGGGATCGGCCAGCCCGTCGCGGTGATGTTCGACGAGCCCATCGCGGACCGTCGCGCGGCGCAGGAGAACATTCACATCACCACCGAGCCCGCGGTGGAGGGCGCCTTCTACTGGGTCTCCGACCAGGAGGTCCGCTGGCGGCCCGCCGAGTACTGGGCACCCGGTACCAAGATCGATGTCCACGTGGACATCTACGGCGAGGACCTCGGCGGCGGGATGTACGGACAGCAGGATGCCCACAGCAACTTCGAGATCGGCGACGCCGTGATCTCCCGCGTGGACGACTCGACCAAGATGATCACCGTCGAGCGCAACGGCGAGGTCATCAAGACGATGCCCACCTCGATGGGTAAGGACGCCACCCCGACGCCCAACGGCACTTACGTCATCGGAGAGAAGCACGCCTCGATGATCATGGATTCCTCGACCTACGGCGTGGCAGTGGACTCGGCGGAGGGCTACCGCACGCCGGTGCAGTACGCCACGCGGATGTCGTACAGCGGGATCTTCGTCCACGCCGCGCCGTGGTCGGTGTGGGCTCAGGGCAGCCAGAACACGAGCCACGGCTGCCTCAACGTCACCACGGCGGACGCCAAGTGGTTCTACGACAACGCCAAGCGCGGTGACATCTTCGAGGTCACCGGAACCGTCGGCGACACGTTGCCCGGCTGGGACGGTCTCGGCGACTGGAACGTGCCGTGGGAGACCTGGAAGGCCGGCAACGCCGACCGGGGCGCCTGA